The Brassica rapa cultivar Chiifu-401-42 chromosome A10, CAAS_Brap_v3.01, whole genome shotgun sequence genome segment ATACAGTATCAAAAATCTTACAATTtccatatatacaaataaattgCGTGACTTGGGATCCTGCTTTGTGAATCAcagttatattttataacatattatatttacatttacataatttatctaaagtatttttttctttttggtgaaAGTATCTAGTATAGTTATTTGGATATACAACTCTATTTTCGATTAGATGATAAATTTAACAAGAGCGCTTGTTCAGTGTTCTCCGGGAAAGAAAATTACTTAAAGTTATACATGCAAGACTTGTTAATTCTTAGTGACTCATGCAAAAGGAGAAGTGTTGAATTGTCTTGCAGGGAATCTCAAGATTGAGAAAATGAAATGTGTTTTGATAtgtaaataaatgattaaatattctatataaaaatattaaacatattaGGTCTCAAATTTAGATTTATCATCAAATAATCACatcaacaaaattgaaaaacaattagctaattttacttaattatcaacatataattttagTCTGTCTGAGAAAAGATTGATTGCTAATTCACACTAAGAAATTAAAAAAGTGGATCATAATATGCCATTTAAAATctttaatatttaaatcatgatgatatcttttattatattttacaacTTGCTAATCATTATAGATTGTTTACCCATTTTATTATAAAGAATCATATTATTAGTTTATtacaattattatattttctttcgtGTATAAAAATTGTTACTGCTACCTGTTAAAACTCGAAAATTTCCTTTGAAGCATTAACTTCCTTTGGAACATTttatcagcaaaaaaaaaactaaattcttttttttttggataaaatataatccttaatttttatttgctagtgatgtatgtttttttttttttttttgaaactactAGTGATGTATGTTTCTCTTTAACTTTTCTTAAAAGTCAAAATCTAGTCAGTTTTTGTTAACGTCTACTCGTCAAAATGTCCTCCTTTTAGTGTGAACGTGCGTACGTGAAAAAGCGTCGGTTAAGGAAACAGAATCTAACATTACATTGACACGTACGTACCAATTAGGCTGCATGcaagacatttttttttgaaacacaacatGCAATACATTAGATTTGCTGTTTAATGACTCCAATTTATTAAGGCTCTAGTACTTTGTAGTTGATTAAGCGGAAAACAAGTGAtttgcaattttttttgatcaaagtgATTTGTAATTAGGAGGAGAAATAAGTGGACAATTGATGGTTTAATACTAATTAGGCGCAAATGTTTTTTCACCAAAAACGTAATTAGATAAAATTAAAGTATTCATATTTagtaattattataattaataacaaTCAGCTTTAACTGCCGCTAAAAGAAAACTCAGTATAAACATGTGTTGAGTTCTGAACATCTTTTGTTGACAAATGATAACTGCAACCAAGAATGATTGAAATTATATCGGGTTGGTTACATTAACACTTTTTTATTACTAAATACTTAGAACATGATTAATGAGAGGTTTTTAGAATGGGGTTCTTAGTGAAATATAAAGAGctgttttttaacttttaactaaaaatgctaaaattcggttcttaaatattaaaaaccaGTTCTTAAATattaagaaccggttcttaattttttaattaaaaattaagatacatGTTTTTATATTATGCTAACAACTCCCattctaagaaaatatattgttagatTTCAAAGATATATAGTGGATTTGATCCATAGATTTCAAAGTATTGTGCAATTTATGTTGTTATGAAAATATACATCTTGATCCATAAACATTCATTTCACAGTTTATAACCAAAGCGGACAATGATTTCAAATGTTAAGGGTTATCTCAAATACTGCCATGCATTTAAGGATTGGATATGAAAGGTTTATGTTTGGGTATTATTAGCCGTAGCGTATAGTACCGGGGTACGGATGTTGAGATGCTGACTTAGAGCATGTTTATTGTAAGTCTTTTAGGTTGAGTTTTTTAGTATAATTTAAGTTAAAGTCTTTTAGcgtttaactaaaaaaattaagatatattttttatattttttatttaaaagacgtttcttagtttttttaatttaaagttaagaaattgtattttatattactATAAGATATTCAACCTAAGAAACCTACAATAAACATGTTTTTAGGATGGAACCAATCTTAAATAaatctttcttttcttatatctAGCATTATTTAGCTACAAACAATACTTTAATAAGACAAATATAATAGGCTAAAATATCAAACGTTATTtagatataaataatattttaatacgACAAATATAAGGTAGATGTAAGCCAAATAACGTTAGAAAATTAGGTGTAGTTAGAAATTTTGGCTACATTATTATTATGTGTATGATACaattattaaacattttgaAAAGTAGAAAATTAAAATCTAGTGTTCTTAAACTTgtgattttaaattatatttctaaAACTTCCTGttcctataaatatttttaatagtaaaatatatgagatttgttgtattttaaatttggtaaacttttaagtaaaatataaagatCTGAATCTCATAGTTTTAAATGAGTATCTAtagtattttaattaaaatcataataaatgtattatatagCCAAAACCatataaaagttattaaaaatcaaatattaccAAATACTCTCAAACTAGGTGTTATGTCCGCATGTGCGGACATAGTGTTCTTAtagatatttattagtttataacttttaaatcaaaaaccaacatgataaattattaattatgttttattacaaaaattaaacattaaactttatattttataataaaatttttattttcagataaaaaacaatatgttcaagaattatcttatgttttataaaaatttgtttttaattatttatattttagataattctttttattattgctattaattttaatcatttatttaatcagatagatttgaaattctttttatttttgactagtttatataatttattcattaaagcTATAAACGATATCAACCGTTCAAACTTTTAACGTAAGagttcgattccaaaaatttaactcgcaaataatagtatagatacttatatttcttagtgtatttGGACTCGTGTATCGAGtatgttatatttaatatcGAAGACAAATAACAAAAATACAACCATTATAAAACTAGGAAAATATACCAAACCAAATATTTGAAAGAATTTGAGTTctagtgatttttaatataatatcccGTCAATTAGAAAAGTTATTACAATATgttattataattttcaaaatctcttattatataaatgatttttgatCTTTATATCTTTAACTGAAACATTCAACACATTTAAATCACTAAGTATTCACAAAAGGAGACTATGTCAGTTACACAGAGAAGGCTTTTATGCACGTACACGGTAAACAGAGAATTGCATGTTTTAGGTGTTTGGCAATTGGCAGACAGAGACATGACGACCTATTACAAAAGACCAAATCGATATGCTCGAGGATGGAATCTTGTATACTAAAGAAAACGTTACTTTAAATTGGTTCTGCTGTTTCTATACATCCAAAATTGATATTATGTAGTTGCCaatttagatgggtttttacATAGCTCCTTCTCAGCAATAAAAGGATGAAACGTTCGGTTCTTTAACACCAAGAATCTGTTTTTTTCATACTTTAGCTTTAATAACCAAGAAAAAGCCAACTTATCTTTAAATTACGTATCTGATTTTGATCAATCAGCTAATACCAATCGGCATTGTTATCTTTGTGATGGGCCCCACAAAGCCCAAGATAGCTTTTCCTGATGACTGCTAGTGGTTTCATTGAAACAACGAAACGGCCACGATTTAgaaagaacatttttttttcgaaacagTCGATGAACTCTGTAACGGACGATTGTTGTGTTGTTGTGGGTAGGTTCGAGTGTTTTGAGAAAATAAGATCCAAAATAAGAGCATGGAAGACAAAAAGAGCCATATTCTGACTCCGGCTCTGATTGAGCAGCCGAAGTAAGTAGCGACGGAAGCAACTATAAGAATTAAAGAGAAGGCAGAGAAAATGAATTCCTATTTTTTAAAGATTAGAATACTTCCTTAGACTATTCtctactttttcttttctttttgaaaaatgacattcaaattaaaaacataaaacatacaaGGTATGGTTTTGAAACCATAAAGTTTTACAAAGTATAATGAGAAACAATCCTCATATTGAACTAAAGAATAACGtaaaaaatagaaactcatGGACATAAGCTTAATAAAGCAAGATAAGAAAGAAGGAAACACTAGGGAGTGTGGTATTCTCGGCCTCGACGACCTTTCTCTCGTATTTTGGTCCAATCCATATCTTGGTATTTTTGACTTGGTTTTATTGATCTTTCACCTCATGACATGTTGAGATTTGCGGTAGCATCACTCATTAACCCATCTCCAACATCATGAACATTGAATTGCTCAATATCATTGTGAAAAGGGCTGCCATGCGTAGGTGTGTACATAAATGCCAATGAATTGCTTCCTGATTCCAAACTGGTCTAGGAAACAATAATATGAGATGGAATTTCTTCCATAATAGTTGGTTCAGCTGGAGCAGTACCTGCTAATGGTGATGTAGTGAATTGAGAGTTGGAGCCAATGACTGTTCTCTACTTTTCCAAATTAACGAAACtgttaaccttttttttttaaacactgatGATTCTATTAAAACATGAAACAGACTACAAGAGCGGGGCGATGAACGATCTTGGAATACAACGTCCAGCGGACAACAACACAAAGTCCCACCAAAATTAAGCCCACAAGTGGGAGACTACATGAAAGACGTACATAAACGACAAACACTGacccaaaaatataatttataaaaaaataaacaaaacacacaaacacTGACGTCACTATTCCATACGCCTAAGATTTCCTCTCACCCCCTATAAATAGCACTCCTTTCTCCAGTTACATGACcactatatttatttatatacctCAGAAGCCCTTTAACGGATCTTTCATTTccactactatatatatatatatatacaaataaagaTAAATGGCAATGGAATGCATCGCAACTCTCCCTCAAAGGTTCAATGATAACAAAACCAAAGGGGATCCTTCAATCTTCGATGCAAATCTCCTGAATCAGCTATCAAACCACATACCTCAGCAGTTTGTATGGCCCGACCACGAGAAACCTTCCACGGATGTTCAACCTCTCCAAGCCCCTCTCATAGACCTCGCCGGTTTCCTCTCCGACGACTCGTTCTTGGTCTCAGAAGCTACTAGACTCGTCTCTGAGGCTTCAAAGAAACATGGCTTCTTCCTAGTTACTAACCATGGTGTTGATGAAACGCTCTTGTCTCGTGCCTATCTGTTTATGGACTCTTTCTTTAAGGCTCCGGCTTGTGAGAAACAAAAGGCTCAAAGGACCTGGGGCGAGTCCTCCGGCTATGCTAGTAGCTTCGTAGGGAGATTCTCCTCTAAGCTCCCCTGGAAGGAAACGCTGTCGTTTAAATTCTCCCCCGAGGAGAAGTGCCAATCCCAAGCCGTCAAAGACTTTGTTTCTAAGAAAATGGGAGATGAATATAATAATTTCGGGTAagccaaattaaaaaaaaaatatttttgagaatttCTTTTGAATATTCAATAATAGAATATCCAGCTTTCTATTatctgtgacaaaaaaaaaaaaaaagaagaatatccAGCTTTCTAAGAATTAATTTGAGTGTGGCCTACGTATCTATcaagtgacaaaaaaaaaagagacttaTAATGGGTTGATTTTATTCACGCAGGAAAGTCTATCAAGAATACGCCGAGGCCATGAACATTCTCTCATTAAAGATCATGGAGCTTCTTGGAATGAGTCTTGGAATCGAGAGGAGACATTTTAGAGACTTTTTCGAAGACAACGAGTCCATACTAAGGTTAAATTATTACCCGCAGTGCAACCAACCGGAGCTTACATTAGGGACAGGACCTCACTGCGACCCAACGTCTCTAACCATACTTCATCAAGACCAAGTCGCTGGTCTTCAAGTTTACGTGGACAATAAATGGCAATCCATTCCTCCCAACCCTCAAGCATTCGTGGTGAACATAGGCGACACATTCATGGTACTTATTAATATGATCAAGCATGCATTATACTAGATCAAATGACAAGAACTTCTAAACATTGTTGTTTTTTTCGGTGTCATATTTAGGCTCTAACGAATGGAATATACAAGAGTTGTTTGCATCGGGCGGTGGTGAACAGCGAAAGAGAAAGGAAGACATTCGCATTCTTCCTATGTCCGAAAGGAGACAAAATGGTGAAGCCACCAAAAGAACTAGTAGGAGTGATGTCTGGTGAAAGAGAGTATCCTGATTTTACGTGGTCTACGTTTCTTGAGTTCACACAGAAGCATTATAGATCAGACATGAACACTCTTGAGGAGTTCTCAAATTGGCTTAAGAACAGAAAAAGTTTCTAAAATGAGGAGACAATGATGTGGCCCAGAAGTGGACTTGTAGTTATGTAGAGAGTTTTCATAAGGGTTAAGACAAGAGAGATAAGATGTTCAAGACTAGTTAATGAAcctttatctttttgttttcttttgtttttattagtCACTAGAGCttttcccgggctacgcccgggtttatttttataaatttttactttattttaaaatattaagttatttatatttaaatatgtaatatatatttttcacaaatataaattattaaaatgaagTGAAACTTATtagaatgcaaaaaaaaaaatgataaaaatacacattacattatttaaaatattattatagtagaaaatatgttataaatcTTATTATTTAATTGTTTGATTTCTTAACTCTTTTGCTCATTCTATTTTTCTGATTCGTATTTGTATAATTAGTGGCTAAGAGTTTAAGTTCTTACCAATAAAACCAAATtttctttgaccaaaaaaaaacaccaaattttCTAGAAgtatacatgaaaaataaaactgttgaattttttttctaatttcaaaaatggtggatataatatatattttttgcaaATACCTTGATAAAAGGTAAACATGTAATTGCttattagtaaaaataaaatgattttgtgAGATGGTTGGTAAGTGATCTGTGTGCTTtccacagttttttttttcacaactcCTTTaatttaccaatcatgctttaagaaaataatttaaagctacaacttaaaatttaaattaataatatattagtttttcaagtcaatttttctaaaattttataatgtttttgAAAGTTATTAATATAAGTCTACATCGATAGAATCTATAATTACAGTAGAAAAGCTTACAACATACATcctaaagaaaaacaattaaaaccACAGTCAATCAAACACTTTTTCTCTATGTCGTTCTCTGCgaagtattattttttaaaatattattagcgTTCATGaggttcttatttttttatcatcgaTGTTCTAAAAATGGAGATAGAGGGCATTGTAGATATTAGATACTAATAATATAATGTTAATCAACATTATGTACTAATGACTGTTGGTTATTGGTGTATTTCTGATACATGTATTCTCCTATTGAACCCCCATTAAAGGAAAGAAAAATACATGCTAATCAAtattaatagtaaaatattgaaaaaatatataatacctGGAATAATATTTGGTATGAGTCATTCCGAGTTTCTAGGATTTTAAATCATCATCCACTTTGTAACTAAACCTAAATTAACCTTATCCTAAACAAAATCTTCTTTGCACCAAAACGGAAAGCCGAGCCATATATGATTGCATCCAAACCTCATTATAAAAAAGTGATATATTTCCAATTTTCTCTAACTCTGTGTCGTATTTACTATATAAGGAAAATAATGTGACAAAATTAATGATAAACAAAGCTTCAGTAAGTCTGCtgagagttaaaaaaaaatttgtagtCATTTCTTACTGCATGGCAATAGCGGACTCCTGATATAAACTGctggaaaaaataatttgcccagcaaaaaaaatatgagcacaAAAGTTGGATATTTATAAAAGCTATTACAAATGATCAACATAATAGATCACATATCTCATTTGTTTCCCATGCTAGCTATTACATATACAACATCTACGtatatttccttttctttatgCTAAAATTTGTTAGCCAATATATAACTCAACTGTAAAATTACTAAATTAGAGCTGGATATGGACCATTATAGTCCTTTGTAAGTAAAAAGTTTAACATTGTCATTCTCATTCGTCAGGAAAATCATCAAAGAACATATCAGGGACTTGTAACATggcaaaaaagagagagaaaatattgtcaaaatttTGAAGCATACTTCTCTATTTACACTCAGGTAAATTCTCAAAATCATACCAGAATCTTTCTCCACCAGACGTTTCTTCATGATCTGCACCTCTGAGACATAATTCAAAATTGTAAGCTTAAGAATATGGCACTTCAAAAAAAGAACATAACAAATATCTCGAGGGCTTcacataaaaaaattgatattaacACTTACAGTGTGACTTTCTTGAAGAATCTCATGTTACACGTTAATGGAAGATCGTGTGAGTCCACAAACACCCTCAATAAAGCTCAAATACTGAGGAATCTGTTCACAAAGCACCACAAAAGCGGATAGCAATacaaaatagaaaaacaaatctcttgaaatgCCACACCAAGAGATACTTCTCTCACCAGCTTCCCGTCAAAATAACTTTGAAAACTCGTTTACATAAACATATGTTCTTTGTCTTTTAATTAACCACATCATCCTTCCCCATGGATCAAAACTCGACCTCACGCTACAATAAGAGAATTAAAAGTAACAGTTTAAGAACAATATATCATTAGTGGATCAACATTGTGTCACCACTTTTTAACAGATACAAATCATAACCTGCTTGGATTGTTTCATGGATAtatactattccaacagatgtCTTCCCTCCAACGTACCTCTATTAAGAAGTGGGGTGATGCCAATGAGTCCAAATACTTGTTGAAAGTTATTCTGTAAAACTCATTGTACTCCACTGTTGTCACCTCTTTATAGTTATGGAGCTGCAACAAATAGAAATAAACTCTTTAATTGGTTCCATAATTTCGATTCTTAGCGCACATGAGATACATAGAGCAGTCCTAAATCCTTACCCAAATTGGTTGCGTCTCATTAGCAAGCTCCCACTCCCAGTATTTCTCAACGACCTTCTTGGTCTTTTTTTTCTCGGTTACACGTTAAAAAGTAGTGAGCAACGATACTTGAACATCTAGCTATTCCCTGATTCGGATCAATATATTTCTCTGATGCTTATCAATATAATTATCAGAACATGATAAGAGAAGAAGGTATACCTCAGTTTGGTCATCTTGCTCATCTCATTTTTCCGGCACAGCTGAATCATCATCAACTTCAACCTGTATAAGAGAGAACC includes the following:
- the LOC103847081 gene encoding gibberellin 20 oxidase 3 translates to MAMECIATLPQRFNDNKTKGDPSIFDANLLNQLSNHIPQQFVWPDHEKPSTDVQPLQAPLIDLAGFLSDDSFLVSEATRLVSEASKKHGFFLVTNHGVDETLLSRAYLFMDSFFKAPACEKQKAQRTWGESSGYASSFVGRFSSKLPWKETLSFKFSPEEKCQSQAVKDFVSKKMGDEYNNFGKVYQEYAEAMNILSLKIMELLGMSLGIERRHFRDFFEDNESILRLNYYPQCNQPELTLGTGPHCDPTSLTILHQDQVAGLQVYVDNKWQSIPPNPQAFVVNIGDTFMALTNGIYKSCLHRAVVNSERERKTFAFFLCPKGDKMVKPPKELVGVMSGEREYPDFTWSTFLEFTQKHYRSDMNTLEEFSNWLKNRKSF